CATTCCAAGCATCACCAAAGTACCACGAGTCTGCTGAAATGAGGGCAGCGAAGCCCACTTGCGCTGGAACACGGTCAAAGTGCTAGGGTGAAACGGATAACATGCCTCAAATCGTTTCCTTATGACTTCTTCACCAAAATTGGCGAACTCCGCGGGCAGCCGATCCCGGCGTTCGAACACCCAGCGGGCGTACTGCCGTGCCGCGGCCTGCTGCATGCTCTTGCGGCCCGGGTCTTCAAACAGCCTGCGCCGCACAATCTCGGAAATCTCCTCTGGGTCATTCGCCAGAAGCGGCTGGCCCACCCGGTCAGTCAGCTTCGACAGCTTGATTTGCCACTCGCATAGCTCATCGGTCATCTCGGTCGGCGACGCAGGCAGGCTGAACACGCCAACCGCATTCTGCCGGGCCGTTAGCGCCGTAGTGAGATTCTGCAGGAACGAATGGAACTGAGTAGCCAGATTCCCATAGCGGCCGATGAAGTTGAGCGTCTCATCAAACAAGAACAGAATCGGCGCGTCAACCAGGGCAAAGAGTTTCTCCAGGACTTCTGTGCCGGGTGCCCGCTGCTTGAAATCCTCGCCGATGAGCTTCCGGCCAGCGTCGCCGGCCAGTTGCACCGCCACGTCAATCCATGGCGTCTCGCTGCCTGACTTCTGGTCCCAGGAGTTACCCACGAACACGGCGACCCGCGCCTTCGGCACCTGCTTCAGGCCTATGGCAGAAAGCAGCTCCGGCACACCGGGATATGCTTGGGCCGCTGGCCCGGACTTGGCCAGATGATAGAGCGCCGCCAACGTGTGAGTCTTGCCGCCGCCGAACTGGGTGAGCATGGAAAGCACCGGCGCGGTGCCGGAAGTCTCGCCGGCCAGTCGGCGCAGCACTTTGCCGCAGTAGTCGGTAACAAGCGCCTTGGTGAAGTACGTGCGGCCAAAGAATTGCTCCGGGTTCTTGTAGTCATCCGGCGCTCTGCCCGAGACTATCTGGTCCAGATGCACCGCGAACTCGCTCGGGTCCAGTGACCGGCCCTCGCGCAATTCCTTACGTGGTGTTGCTACCTTGTACCATGGTTCCATTGTCCATCCTCTCTACTTGCCCGCCTGCTTCGTTGCGGGCAGGCCCATTAGCGCCTGTAAGCCCTCAAGCCAACGCCGCTCCTCACTCTTCTCATGATACAACGCGGTCAACGCGAGCGCGAGCCGCTCGAACCTGCGGCCACGCTTCCGCTCATCCTCCAGCAACTGCCGCAGCAGGGTGGTCTGTCCGGCTCGGAACAGGAGCATCGCCACGTGCAGCCGGTCCAGAGTCGTCTGCTCCTCGATGCGACCGGCGACTCCGCGTTTGGCAGCTACGACCTGCCGCTGCACCTCTTCTTTACCAAAGAGCTTCAACTGCGGACTCGGTAGCGTGAACTCGCGGATATCACCCCCCGTAGAAACACCCAGCAATTCCTCGCCTCGATCCTTCACTGGCCGGAGTCGAACTACGCCCTTCTCAATCTCGATGATACGCTTCTCCCATTTCTGGTAGTGAATGCCCATCGGCCGCGTAATCCGGATGAAAGTATCAAATGGCATCGCGAGCCCGCCCCTGGTCTTGGCCGGCTTCTCCTCGTCTTCGTCGCCTTCGGGCTCCTCCTCCTCTGTGGGAGAGGCATCCTTGCCGCAATTCCCATTCAGGCCATTCACCCTGGTGGATTGCAGTGTCCAGAGGAACAGCGCGGTCAACCGTGCGTCCTCCTCGAACCTCTCAGTTTCAGCCTTGCCCAGCACATTCTCAAGCGCTTCTCGTGAGACGGTCTCAAACACGTAAGCCAGAAACCCACGTTTGTCCGGTTCCCCTGCCTCCGGGTCCCCGCCTAGCGGCACAACCTTGCCCGCAGCGGTTTCAACCCGCTCATACCGGCTGTACGGCTCCAGCGCCGGGCCGATGCAGGAGAAGATTGCATCCGCGCCCCGAATCCCCTCGTCCAGCATCCGCGCCATCCACTCCTTCACCCGCTTCTGCATCTCCGCGCGCACCTCGTCCCAGTCGCCTGTTCCGGCATCCTTCAGACGTGGCCGGCAAATGAGATGGACGCTTGTCGCCAAAGCCGCCGTTTCGCGAGCAACAAGCCGCTGCTTCTGTTCAGTTGCAATCGGCCAAGATGCACTTAGCGACCAACCGCCCTGAACAAGACCGCTCAGCAGCGCTTCCCATCCTGCGGTCGTCTTGTGTGCAAAGACTACACAGCTCACACCGCCGTCTCTAATGAGTCGACGTCCTTCTCTAAAAGCATTGGCCATGCACTCCTCGAAGAAGCGCGGACTCTTTGGTACGCCACCGACTTGATACGCTTGATTCCAAACACATTCTCGCAGCTTCGGCGTCAACTCGGAGTTCAGTTCGAAATCGTTCTGCAGGATTCTGTCATGTGGCAGTGTCCGCCTGAGCCACACATAGAAGAAATCCGAGAGATCGGCGTAAGGGATGGAATCGTAGTAGGGAGGGTCGGTGAACCAGCACGAGCAGCATTCGTTTGGCAGAGGATGCTGCATAGCATCGGCGACCTGTACTTTCCCAGCGTAACCAATGTCTCCAAAGCGACGTGTCACCTGGATGATTCCTACCAACATCGAGTCCCACGAACCCACGCTGTCACCGTGCGGAACCAGCTCGGCGAAATCCCAGAGCATCGGGAGTGCCTGGCGTCCGAACGAGTTCACATTTCTCTCCTGCGTTGAGTCCCACCGGCTCTCCACCGAACAGTAGTCGGCAACACGACTTTGCGCAAGCGCCAGTAGACGCAAAAGTCCATTCGGCCCGGACGCGGGAACGTCAGGCTGCCCTCGGACTGCCGCGCCAAAGCACGCCAGCGCTAACCGCTGACGAGGGAGATACAGAAGGTCGAACCTGTTCACTCCGTACCTGGTGACGGCAGTGAGTCCCCGGGCATTGGGCGATGGCCGCGTGCTGTGGAATTCCTCGCTGGGAATGGCGCTCAAACCGCACTGCAGCCGTTGTTTGGCAAGCTTGGCTGCGGCCTTTGTCGCTTTCCAGACTGCCTCGTAGTCACGGGCTGTGGGGAGTCGGTAGTTGCGACCCTGTTGGCCGGGCTTGAGCGTCACAACTGCAAGCAGGCGTGCACCTCCAATACGGTTGCCCTGCTTGTCAAAGATGACATCGGCGCCGCCGCGCTGGGCCGAGAGTTGGGCGCGGACGCGTGCGGGGTGTAAGACCGCGCCGCAGCACAGACACTTGGCCTTAGCACGGGCGACCGTGCCGGGCGGTACATCTGAGTCATTCTTCGGCTCGAATATCTCGAACTCGACCGAGGGCGAGATTCTTCGACTCCGCTTCGCTCCGCTCAGAATGACAGGGCGCAACGCACGCTTGCGACTTGCCTTCTTGCAGAGCCAGAAAGAACGAACCAGTGGGATTTCCGCACCGCAGTCCGACGCTTCGCAGGTTACGGTCCGCGCCCAGAGGTAGGCGATTGGCTTGGAGCCGTCAGGGTCGTCGGGGTAGAACTCCTTCAACTCCTTTTCAGCCTTTGCCTTGATTTCCGCACCGACCTTGCGCAGTTCCTCGGCCAGCTTCGGGCCGTGCTTCGGAATGTCCTCAAGCATCACCTTGAGTATCAGGCACGCTACCGGGTTCAGGTCGCTGGCAAACACCTCGCACCCGAGCCGCAAGGTTTCAAGCGGTATCGAGCCGCCACCGGCAAACGGGTCAACCACCAGCGGCGTCTCTTCTGGGTGCGCGGCCTTCACGAGCCCGCGCCCGACATCAACGGCCAGCGGGTCGCTGGCAAGGCCCCAGTTAGCGAAGTCCGCGATGAACTTCAGCAGTCCCTTGCGGAGAGCCAAGTCCGTCTTGCAGTCCCCGACGCCCGGAAACCCGGAAAGCAGGGCTCGGGCCTGCTTCTTGAACTCAGCCGGGCACAACGGTTCGCAGGGGTCAGGCAATAGCAGCCCAAGCAGGACGGCGCGACACGCGGCCAATGGTCGCCGTGCCCACCAGAGATGCAGGGTCGAAGGATGGCCGTGGCGGATGGTCTTCTCGCGGGCCGAGTGCGCGCTGACTGCCGCGACCGGGAAGTCCACCTCAATCAGCCGCTTGCAGTCTTTGGGAATCATGGTCAGGATACCGGCAAGGTGCCTTTGCACGCGGGGAAGCCGGTGCAGCCGAGAAACGGCTTGCCGGCGCGCGGGGCTTTGCGGGCGGTGCGCAGGGCCATGGGCTTGCCGCAGAGGGGACAGGATGGCAGCGACTGATCCGACCGAGCCGACGGATCAGACTGATCGGTCATTCTCCGCTGGCGCTCCGCAATGCGGGCGGCGGCGAGTTGTTCGCTGTACCCGCCCTGCTTCACGAAGCCGCGCTCGAGGGCGGCAACCTGCCGGTCAAGCAGAAAGTTGGCCTGGTGAATCAGGCAGATGAGGGCGTTGGCGACGATGGCAGGGTCAGGGGAGCCAAGCCAGCGGGAATAATCGGACGGATCAGACCGATTGGACGGATCGGTCCGATGCTGTGCGCCCACCGCGCGCACCGCAATCGCCTCCGGGTCATCCTTGGCCCACTGGTGCAGGTTGCGCTGCCGCAGAAAGTCCTCGTAGTCGAGCAGTAGTTCGTCAAGGCTGGCACGCGCCACATTGACGAGCCGCAACTCGGTCTGGCTTGAGGCCGCGGCGGCGCGGCTGCCCTCGGCGATGTTCTGCCTGCCGCTGCGCGCCGCCTGCACCATCTGATCATGCGTGCGCGAGCGTTTGTCCACGAACCGGTCGCAGAATTGCGCGGTGGCATCGTAGATGATGGTCGCCACCTGGAACGAGCGCAGGTCGCGGTAGCCGCCGCTGGGGCGGAGGCGGCGAATTCGGTCGGATGGGTCAGGCATCCTTCACCTGCACCGTTCCGGTCAGGACATCAAGCTCCAACCAGTAGTGCTCCACCTTGCTTACTTCGTGCCAGCGGAACTGAGCCGGGTCCTGAATCGGCGGTTGCACGAACGGCTTCGTGTCGCACGCGGTCACGACGTACAGCCAGAAGCAGTCGCGGCGGTCTTCGGCCACGCGGCGCTCATTCGGCGTGAGTAGAACCCGGCCCTTAGCAGCGCCCAAACCCTTGACCTCTATCAGGCGAAGTTCGCCCGTATCGGCGTGAATGCTACGCAGGTCGTACCCAAGGTTCTGCTTGTGCACATCCTCAACCTTGCACCCGCGTGCAGTCTCATAGGCGATGACCGCCTCCATTGCCTTGCGTTCGACCTCCGGGTCTGGCCTGAGTCTGGTGACGTCGTCCCGATTACGCTCCGGATGGGGCAGTACAAGAGCAACTGCAATACGCTCGATGCCCTGAAGAGAAAGCTCGCGTTGCCGAGCAAGTTCTGCGTATCTGCGGTCGCGCCGCCGCTGCAAGTCAATTAGCTTCTGCGATTCGATTTCGGCCAAACCCTCAGCAGCCGCGTCCCCTCTATCCTTGGCCAGCAGGTGTCTGCTTAGAACTTCATTGCGCTTGCGAATAAGTTCCTCGAAGCACAATTTCACATGGCGCTCCACCACCAACAGGTCCTTTAGCCTTTCCTCTTTCACCTCGGCAAGGAACTGCGGCAGCGCAGACTGGACAAGATAACTCTGAGAACCGGTCAAGTCTTCTGCCGCCTTGGGTTCGACAGCTGGCGCTGTGCTGGGCGAAATCAGGCCCAGCAAATAGGACAGCTCCCGCAGGATGCGTTCTCCTGCCGCGGTCGTTTCCACCACGAACAACCGCTGGTGCAGTGTCTTGCCGGTAGCGTCTACCACAGAAGCTTTGAATACTTCAAGCAAAGATTCCGATTCGCGATCGATGTCGTAAAGCACGCAGCCTTTGGCAAGCTCAGGTGCAGCCAGCTCGTCCAGACTTCGTCGCACCGCCTCAAAAAGAGGATGTCCAGGCGTAACCCATTCTACTTTCGGGTCGTCTTCAGCTGTCTTGCGGTCAAAACTGATGACGCCGTAGCTTTTTGCCAGTGCCGGATAATGCCAGCCATCGCCCCGAGTAACGTCAAACAGAGAAGGAGGTATACGGCCAACCTTGTACACAGTTTCCCGCAACGGTTTGAGCTCCACGTACAGGCGCGCTGCCGCATCTCGGAAAAAGCGGGCTATGGCTTCAGGCACAATTCTCCGTTCGCGGGCCAATGCCCTCTGTTCCACGAGCATAGGCAGGTTCAAACTGCTTCTGGCCAAACCTTCTAGTGCGGACCGGCACACTTTTTCGAAGTCGGCCTTGTTCACTTCGACGTCCAGGCGGGCGTGAATGTCGTCTTCGCTCATACGGCCGGCGTAGAACTCCCGCAGCAGATGCTCAATCTGGTTTGGCGGTAGCACCTGACCGACCACGTCAAAAACAGTATCCTCTTCTAACCCCCGGCGTATCTCATCGAGCTTGTCGAGCAGCTTGGCCAACACCCGTCCTTCAACTGTGTTGCGGGCGAAGAAGTTGAAGATATAGCAGTCGAGTTTCTGTCCATACCTGTGTATGCGGCCCATGCGCTGTTCAAGGCGATTCGGATTCCACGGTATGTCATAGTTGAACAGCACATTGCAGCAGTGCAGATTGATTCCCTCGCCGGCAGCCTCAGTCGCCACCAGCACCTGAGTTGCAAGGTCCCAGAACTGCCGTTCCGCATACAACCGGGTGCCCGGCTCATCGCGACTGCCGGGTTTCATTCCGCCATGAATGAAGCCAACCGTCAGGCCCCAGCTCCTCAGTGTCCTGACCAGAAAGTCCAAGGTGTCCTTATACTCGGTGAACAACAGCAACCTGCGCGACTGGTCACTGAGGATGCCCTGCTCTGTCAACTGTGCTCTAAGGGCCTGTAACTTCGCCTGCTGACCCGAACTCTCTACCTGTTCGGCCGCGGCAATCAGCTTGTCCAGTTCCTCCAGCTCCTTGCGTAGGTCGTCGCGCCGCTGCGCCAACGTCACGCCCTCGACTTCGTGTTCCACGCGCTCGCGTTCAGAATCCTCCATTTCGTCCCACGATTCCGGCTCAGGAATTTCCGGGGCCGGGACCTCGGTCAAAGGTTTGCCGGATTCTAATTCTTCCTTCAGTTTCTTGTGGCGGCGCTTGAGCGATTCCTTTAGTGCGTAAGTCGAACTGGCCATGCGTCGCTGGTACATAGCCATGAGGAATCCAACGGCGCGCGCCCACAAGTCATCTCCGCGTTCTGAAGCCCGCTGAGATTGCGTCTGCACATAGCGCGTGACGTCCTTATAGAGGTCGAGTTCATTGCCGACCAGGTCAAATGCAACCGTGCTTGGAATGCGTCGCGTGAAGAGCTTGCGCGACCTCCACTTGCCGTCAGCCTGCAGTTCCGGGAAACTGAGCATCGCTTCCTTGGTGCGACGCAGATAGAACGGCGCTTCACGGCGTTTCATCGCCTCTTGGATGGATGTGACGTCTGCGTAAGCTTCCTGGTCGAGCAGTTGGAGGAAAAGGCAGAAGTTGTCCGGGTCGCCCTTGTGTGGTGTGCCAGTCAGTAGTAGGTAGTGTACGGTTTTGTCCCGTAGAATTTCGCCCAGCCGATAACGCTCGCTCTTGTGTTCGGAATCACGCGCCGACATGCGGTGTGCTTCGTCCACAATCACCAAATCCCAGTCCTCGGCCTGCTGCAAGCTGGGCAGGACGTGGTCGAGTTTAGCCAGGTCCATCGAGGTAATAACCTGGCTGTGGTTGTCCCATACATTCACGGCGTAGGCTTCCCGCAGTCGTGCACCGGTGACCTGCTCGAAGTGCTCGTCGAACTTGTCTTTCATTTCTCTGCGCCACTGGAAAGCCAGATTGGCCGGACAGATGACCAGCGTCCGCTCGACCAACCCACGGAGCTTGAGTTCCTTGAGCAGCAGTCCGGCCATAATGGTCTTGCCCGCACCGGCATCGTCTGCTAGAAGGAAACGGCACCGCCAGGCCTTCAGGAGGTGGTTGTAAATTGCGTCCAGCTGATGCGGCAGGGGGTCAACCTTGCATACCGACAGACCGAAATATGGGTCGTATTCGTGTGCGAGTCTGATGCGCAGTGCTTCCAAGCCGAGCTTGAACAAAGATGCGTCACCGGTGAATTTGGTTTCGGGCACGGTAACTGTGAGTCCCGCGAGTTCCGCATTATTCAGCAGAATGCCGGGCTTGAACGTCTGACTTCGAGTGCCGACCAGGTCCACAATGACGAAGCCGTTACCCTTACGCGGGGTGCCCACAACCCGCATTGGCTCGTTGAACATCGTGCCGGTGATAATAACACCTTCGCGAAGGCAATCTGCCGGAATATAGTTACAGGCTGATTCTTGGGGCAACTGGGCTTTTTCCCGGCCCGACCCTGAGCCAGTCATTGGCCGCTATATTATTCTCTCGGTCATTTCAGTCAAGCCGACAGCCAGTGCAGTCGTTTCAGGCCTAGCAGGAAGGATTGGGGCGAGGAATGACCCGGGCTTCGGCTCGAGGACCAGGGAGAAGAGCAGCAGGACCTTGCACTACCGTTTGCGTAACCGGAGCGGTAACAGAGCCGGTAGAGCCAGGGGCTGCCCTTTGCGTGACAGGAGGCGTGCCAGAGGCGGCTATCCGCGGTGTGACCGAAGCGGTGTCGCAAGGAGTCACCAAAGCCGTAGCCGAGGGAGTTAGAGGTTAGTGTCCAGAGGGTCGAACCGAACCTCAACCGTACCCTGGGGTAGCCGCTCCCCCAGTGACGTCCGCACAGCCCAGGGCACAGCCGAGGGGGCATACGAAGAAACGGGCAGATAACAGCCGGGAAATCCGAGAGTTGGATGAATACAAAATCACGGACAAGGGGACTGCTTGACACGCGGTCTGTTTCGCAGTAGCAGTTGAGTGTGATACCGGCGTTTCGGAAAAGGGAAGGCTGGCCGCGGTCAGTCAGTTTGACCTGAGTGATGGATATTGCTGGCAACCGCCCGGACGCTGGTTCTGCAGAGAACCCCAGCCCTGCCCAGGTCAGTCATTCTTCCGAATCCCGCCGCATTCAGGCCGTGGACGTGTTTCGGGGAATGGCGGTGGCGGTTATGGTGGTTGCCAACTATCTGGAACCGCTTACCGTCACACCCGGCTGGCTTCAACACGCCCAGCCTCTATCCGGGCTGAATTTTCTTGACATCGGTTTTCCGTTCTTCGTGTTCATCTCCGGAATGTTATTGCCCGGCTCGCTGGCGCGGCGGCTGGCGCTGGGCGGCTGGCGAAAAACCTTGTTCCACTTTCTCAAGCGCAATCTGTTGCTCATCGCTTTTGGCATTGCCGGCACCCTGCTTCTGCGCGGCCATCCGCTGCGCGACTGGGGAGTGTTACAGGCCTTCGGTCTGGCCGGGCTTGTGGCCCTGCCCTTTGCCCGGCTGCGGCCAGGTGCGCGTTTTGCGGCAGGGCTTGTTCTGATTACGGCTTACCAGGTGATGCTCAGTCTGGGATATGCCGAGTGGCTTCTTGGGCACGAGCATGGTGACCTTGGCGGAATCGCCGGTTGTATTGCCTGGGCTGGTGTCATGCTGATTGGTTCGTTTCTCAGCCGGCATCTTTCAGACCTGCGTCAGTCTCTGGTCTGGAGTGCGAGCTTGGCACTTGCCCTGGGCATTGCCGGATTTGCGCTTCATTACGTTGTGCCGGTAACAAAGCCGCTGGTTACCGCTTCATATGCGCTGGTGTGCTGCGGCCTGGCCGCGGCCGGGTTCGCGCTTGTGCTCGGCCTCGACATCGCTGGAATCAGGCTTGCCCACTTTGCGTTGTTCGGTGCCAACCCGCTGGTATGCTATATGCTTTCGGGTGTTCTGGCCGAGGGTTTACGAAGCCTTGTGCCGGAGCCGACGCTTCTGCCCGCCTTGGCCCTGGCCAGTTTGATATACCTTGTCTGCTTTCTCTGCGCCTTGTTTCTCCGACGCCGGGGTATTTTTGTGAAGCTGTAGCCGAAGTGTCAGCGGTCCAAGAGCGTGCGGATAAACTCATCCCCGCGCAGCATGCCAAGTGCGCCGGTTTTGACCGTTTCCTCGTCGTAGGTCTGAACCTGGTCCGGCTCAATGCCTGAGCCGGCAATCGCCACCGGCACCGGACCATGCACATGGTTACCTCTAGTCACCGGCGTCGCATGGTCAGGAAGCACCGCCACCCGGGTCTGGATACCGCGCTCTTCAATGCCCTTCATTACTCTGGCAATAAGCCGCTGGTCAAGATACTCAATGCCCAGAATCTTCTGCTGCACGTCCCGCGAGTGCCCGGCTTCGTCCGTCGCCTCGACATGGACATACACAAAGTCGTGGTCGGCCAGAGCAGCAAGACATGCGTCTGCCTTGCCTTCGTAGTTCGTGTCAATGAGACCGGTAGCGCCCTCAACCTGAATCACATCCAGGCCGGCGTATACTCCCAGGCCCCGAACCAGGTCCACTGCTGATATGACCGCACCAGTGATGCCGAACATCTCCCGGTAAGTTTTCATCTTTGGCTTGCGGCCCGGAGACCAGAACCAGACCGAATTGGCCGGGTCTTTGCCCGCCAGAGTGCGCGCAACATTGACGCCGTGCCCGGGCAGAACCTCCCACGACAGCCGTATCAGACTGTTCAGAAGCTCTGCTGTTGGCCGCGCCGCTTCGTTCTTCGGCCTTACCAACAGGTCCAGAGCCCGCTCGCCCACATAGTCATGCGGCGGAAAACACTCCAGGTCAGGAGAGGGCAGTCCGTTCGGCTGTCCCGCGGCGTTTTCTCCGCTGAGCACGCAAAGATGCCGATAGCTTATACCCGGAAAGAAGCGGACGCCAATCTGACAGTCAGGCCGTTGTGTAGTCGGGTGGCCTGTCGGAAACCCGGAGTTGAATTCCTGCTTACCTGTACAAGCTAGAACCTGACTACTTTCTCTGTTCATCGCCTCGATAAGCGGTCGTGCCTCTTCACTTGAGATATGACCCGCAGAATGATTCTTTATCCGGCCGTCCTTGATGCATATCAGGTTGCAGCGCAAGGCAACATCAGTCTCGTCGAGCCCCACGCCCATCGCCGCCGCCTCAATCACACCGCGACCCTGATAGCATTCCCGCGGGTCGTAGCCAAGCACAGTCAGGTTTGCCACTTCACTGCCCGGCGGCATATCCTCATCAACAGTGATGAATTGACCGCACCGGCCCAGCCGGGCTATCTTGTCCATCGTCGGCTTTCTGGCAACCTGCAGCGGAGTTCTGTTGCCCAGCTCGGGCAGAGGAAAATCAGCCATCCCGTCGCCGAGAAAGATGACGAACTTCATATCCCGCTATCGCTTTCCAAACTTCTGCCGCAGATACTCCCGGAACCAGCCGTACTCGTTCGGCCCTTTGTCGTAGTACTCCGGCTTGTCGTCCAATCCTTCCAGAGCTCGCGGCAGCGCCGGGTCAATGCCCAGCAGCCGCTGAATCTCCTCGGGAAACTTGGCCGGATGCGCAGTCTCAATGGAAATACAAAGGGAAGGCTTGCTCTCCCGCAGGAATTTTTCCAGCCCGGCCCAGCCTACCGCGCCGTGCGGCTCCAGCATCACCCGATACTTATTCCAGGTGTTGACAATCGTCTCTCGGGTAGCGGCGTCGTCAATGCTCACCGCGTACATGTCCCGGCGCATCGCCTCAAAATCAGGCTCCCGGGTAACATTACCTTTCTCGTCCATCACCCCGCGGTACAGCGCCACTAGTCTGGGCAGATTGGACGGATGCCCAACGTTCATGGCATTGGATATGCACACTCGTGACGGCTCAATCTTCTGGTATTTGCCTGTAGCCAGAAACTTGGGAAACTCGTCGTTGGCATTGGTGGCGATCACAAACCGCTCTGCCGGCAACCCCATCCGCCAGGCAATCATGCCGCCGCACATATCCCCGAAATTCCCGGACGGCACGGAAAATACCGCTTTCTCGCCGTTCTTCTGCAGCCGGGCATAGGCGTAGAAATAGTAAACTGCCTGTGGCAGCAGCCGGCCGATGTTTATGGAGTTGGCCGAGGAGAAACGGATGTGAGCAAGTTTCGGGTCGGCGAACGCCTGCTTGACCAGCGCCTGACAGTCGTCGAACTTTCCTTCAATCCCGATAACCCGCACATTACCGCCCAGAGTTGTCATCTGCTTGCGCTGCCGGGCCGAAACTTCCTTTAGCGGAAACAACACCACCATCGAAATGCGGTCCACATTGTGAAATGCGTGTGCGACCGCAGAACCGGTGTCACCCGAAGTAGCAGTAAGAATGACAAGCTCGCCCCTTTCCTGCGTCAGGAAATAGCGCATCATTCGCGCCATCATCCGGGCGGCAAAGTCCTTGAAAGAAGCGGTCGGCCCCTGGTCTAGCCGCATGATCCAGTTATTGTCATACACGCGCTCCAGCGGCACATCGTAGTTGTAACACTCCACACACAGTCGCATCAGCTCTTCGTCCGGAACAAGGCCGGCCGTGTAGCGCTTCAGCACCGCAAATGCTATTTCCGGATAACTCTTGTCCTTATAGGCAAGAATCTCCTCCTGCGGTATCGAAGGAATCTCCCGTGGCATATAAAGACCCTTGTCCGGAGCCTGACCAGCAAGCAAAGCTTCCCTCAGGTCGACATCAGGAGAACGGAGGTTAGTGGAGTAGAAAAGTAACGCCATACTTAGTTCGACTTGGCCAATGCCTGATCCAGGTCCGCAATAATGTCATCCGGATGTTCTGCGCCCACCGAAAGCCGGATAAGGTCCGGAGGAATTGCGGCCATCTGCCTGCCTTCTTCTCCCTGTTGCCAATGAGTAGAA
This sequence is a window from candidate division WOR-3 bacterium. Protein-coding genes within it:
- a CDS encoding cofactor-independent phosphoglycerate mutase, whose protein sequence is MKFVIFLGDGMADFPLPELGNRTPLQVARKPTMDKIARLGRCGQFITVDEDMPPGSEVANLTVLGYDPRECYQGRGVIEAAAMGVGLDETDVALRCNLICIKDGRIKNHSAGHISSEEARPLIEAMNRESSQVLACTGKQEFNSGFPTGHPTTQRPDCQIGVRFFPGISYRHLCVLSGENAAGQPNGLPSPDLECFPPHDYVGERALDLLVRPKNEAARPTAELLNSLIRLSWEVLPGHGVNVARTLAGKDPANSVWFWSPGRKPKMKTYREMFGITGAVISAVDLVRGLGVYAGLDVIQVEGATGLIDTNYEGKADACLAALADHDFVYVHVEATDEAGHSRDVQQKILGIEYLDQRLIARVMKGIEERGIQTRVAVLPDHATPVTRGNHVHGPVPVAIAGSGIEPDQVQTYDEETVKTGALGMLRGDEFIRTLLDR
- the thrC gene encoding threonine synthase, which produces MALLFYSTNLRSPDVDLREALLAGQAPDKGLYMPREIPSIPQEEILAYKDKSYPEIAFAVLKRYTAGLVPDEELMRLCVECYNYDVPLERVYDNNWIMRLDQGPTASFKDFAARMMARMMRYFLTQERGELVILTATSGDTGSAVAHAFHNVDRISMVVLFPLKEVSARQRKQMTTLGGNVRVIGIEGKFDDCQALVKQAFADPKLAHIRFSSANSINIGRLLPQAVYYFYAYARLQKNGEKAVFSVPSGNFGDMCGGMIAWRMGLPAERFVIATNANDEFPKFLATGKYQKIEPSRVCISNAMNVGHPSNLPRLVALYRGVMDEKGNVTREPDFEAMRRDMYAVSIDDAATRETIVNTWNKYRVMLEPHGAVGWAGLEKFLRESKPSLCISIETAHPAKFPEEIQRLLGIDPALPRALEGLDDKPEYYDKGPNEYGWFREYLRQKFGKR